The following coding sequences are from one Pirellulales bacterium window:
- a CDS encoding cupin domain-containing protein encodes MKVNRVQDVPSAPVEMPGASGCQVRWLIGEPDGAPNFAMRQFEVQPGGHTPKHSHPYEHEVFIVEGSGVILEGNVEHRFQAGDVIYVAPDDVHQFRNTGATPLKFLCLVPHSSKNAPIHQAPECGQG; translated from the coding sequence ATGAAGGTCAACCGTGTGCAGGACGTACCGAGTGCCCCCGTCGAAATGCCTGGTGCGAGCGGCTGCCAGGTACGGTGGTTGATCGGCGAACCAGACGGAGCGCCGAACTTCGCCATGCGCCAATTCGAGGTGCAGCCCGGCGGCCACACGCCTAAGCACAGCCATCCCTACGAGCACGAAGTGTTCATCGTCGAGGGCTCGGGCGTGATTCTGGAAGGAAATGTCGAGCATCGCTTTCAGGCCGGTGACGTGATCTATGTGGCGCCCGACGACGTTCATCAATTCCGCAACACCGGCGCGACGCCGCTGAAGTTCCTCTGCCTGGTGCCGCACTCATCGAAAAACGCCCCCATTCACCAGGCCCCCGAGTGCGGCCAAGGGTGA